From Veillonella dispar, one genomic window encodes:
- a CDS encoding aminotransferase class IV — protein sequence MQELTYFNGEFVEPGAKVISIDDRGYLFGDSVYEVVRVVKGRCFALSYHQDRLYRSMREMDIPVKMTPDDLTELHEILIEQSEIKEGYIYLQISRGVAPRHHAYDRSKLEPQMLMSIRNLDMDAVNKLGEGVKAIALPDERWDHVDVKTTNLIPNILAQTKAEKKFAYTAMLFRDGVCTEGATSNVFAVKDGILYTHPADNHILKGITRQMILTRVAPSLGITLIEKEFDRAFVDDADELFFTDTIGGVIPITKLDRNPVSGGKPGAITLRLREALEKLMEEGLP from the coding sequence ATGCAAGAATTAACATATTTTAATGGCGAGTTCGTTGAACCAGGTGCTAAAGTTATCAGTATTGATGACCGTGGTTATTTATTTGGTGACTCTGTATATGAAGTAGTACGTGTCGTAAAAGGCCGTTGCTTCGCATTGTCTTACCATCAAGATCGCTTGTATCGCTCTATGCGTGAAATGGATATTCCCGTAAAAATGACCCCAGATGATTTAACAGAATTGCACGAAATTTTAATCGAGCAAAGTGAAATCAAAGAGGGCTATATTTATTTGCAAATCTCTCGTGGTGTAGCGCCACGTCATCATGCATATGATCGTTCCAAACTAGAACCACAAATGCTCATGTCTATCCGCAATTTGGATATGGATGCAGTTAATAAATTGGGTGAAGGTGTAAAAGCGATTGCATTACCTGATGAGCGTTGGGACCATGTAGATGTTAAGACTACTAACTTGATTCCAAATATTTTGGCACAAACTAAAGCGGAGAAGAAATTTGCTTATACTGCCATGTTGTTCCGTGATGGCGTTTGTACAGAAGGTGCAACATCTAATGTATTTGCTGTCAAAGATGGTATCTTGTATACGCATCCAGCAGATAATCATATCTTAAAAGGTATTACGCGCCAAATGATTTTGACTCGCGTAGCACCATCTCTAGGTATTACTCTCATCGAAAAAGAATTCGATCGCGCCTTTGTAGATGATGCGGACGAATTATTCTTTACCGATACAATTGGTGGTGTCATCCCAATTACTAAGCTAGACAGAAATCCAGTATCTGGTGGTAAACCAGGTGCTATTACACTTCGTCTACGCGAAGCACTAGAAAAATTGATGGAAGAAGGTTTGCCTTAA